In one window of Juglans regia cultivar Chandler chromosome 3, Walnut 2.0, whole genome shotgun sequence DNA:
- the LOC109012690 gene encoding protein UNUSUAL FLORAL ORGANS, giving the protein METFHPSMTPLPFSYTFTTTMSGSSSGATPNTITTPWMDRRIWSKLPQRLLDRVLAFLPPPAFFRARSVCKRWYALLFSDSFLELYLQVSPRHHWFLFFKHKTLKSYIYRESGGGGDNRGPCEGYLFNPIDIAWHRLSFALVPSGFSPASSSGGLVCWVSDEAGPKSIILCNPILGSLTQLPPTLRPRLFPSIGLIVNPSSIDVTVAGDDMISPYAVKNLTAENFHMDGGGFYSIWGTTSSLPRLCSLESGRMVYVGGKFYCMNYNPFSVLAHDVAANIWCKIQAPMRRFLRSPSLVESRGNLLLVAAVEKSKLNVPKSLRLWDLQACGTTWVEVERMPQQLYIQFAELEGGNGFDCVGHGDFIVIMIRGTDKALLLDICEKRWLWIPPCPYSQGYGGGSSSSNNGRDGELHGFAYEPRLATPVTGLLDQLTLPFQPYNG; this is encoded by the coding sequence ATGGAGACCTTTCACCCCTCTATGACGCCCTTACCCTTTTCCTACACTTTCACTACTACTATGAGTGGTAGCAGTAGCGGGGCCACTCCAAATACTATTACTACACCCTGGATGGACAGAAGGATCTGGAGTAAACTCCCACAGAGGCTGCTCGATCGTGTGCTTGCTTTTCTCCCTCCACCGGCCTTTTTTCGAGCTCGTTCTGTCTGTAAGAGATGGTACGCACTCTTGTTTTCGGACAGCTTTCTTGAATTATACCTCCAAGTATCTCCTCGCCATCATTGGTTTCTATTCTTTAAGCACAAAACCCTCAAGAGCTACATATATAGGGAAAGTGGTGGAGGAGGAGACAACAGGGGACCTTGTGAAGGATATCTCTTTAATCCTATTGATATTGCATGGCATCGCCTTTCCTTTGCTCTGGTTCCCTCCGGGTTCTCACCTGCTTCTTCTTCCGGTGGCTTAGTTTGTTGGGTTTCAGATGAGGCTGGTCCAAAAAGCATAATCCTATGCAACCCCATCCTTGGTTCTCTAACTCAATTGCCTCCCACGCTAAGACCCCGGCTCTTCCCTTCTATTGGCCTAATCGTTAACCCTTCATCAATAGATGTCACAGTTGCCGGGGATGACATGATTTCTCCCTATGCAGTCAAGAATTTAACGGCCGAGAACTTTCATATGGATGGGGGTGGGTTTTATTCAATATGGGGTACAACTTCTTCTCTGCCAAGGCTATGTAGCCTTGAGTCAGGTCGAATGGTTTACGTGGGAGGAAAATTCTACTGCATGAACTATAACCCATTTAGCGTTTTAGCTCATGATGTTGCAGCGAATATATGGTGCAAGATTCAAGCTCCCATGCGAAGGTTTCTGCGATCGCCAAGCTTGGTCGAGAGTAGGGGAAATCTCCTCTTAGTTGCAGCAGTTGAGAAAAGCAAACTAAATGTACCAAAGAGTTTGAGGCTGTGGGATTTGCAAGCATGCGGGACTACGTGGGTGGAAGTCGAAAGAATGCCACAGCAGCTCTACATCCAGTTTGCGGAGTTGGAAGGTGGAAATGGGTTCGACTGCGTTGGACATGGAGACTTTATTGTGATTATGATACGAGGGACGGACAAGGCTTTGCTATTGGATATCTGCGAGAAGAGGTGGCTGTGGATTCCTCCATGTCCTTACTCTCAAGGTTATGGTGgcggcagcagcagcagcaacaatgGACGTGATGGTGAATTGCATGGCTTTGCTTATGAGCCTAGGCTTGCCACCCCAGTCACTGGACTTCTAGACCAGTTGACCCTACCATTTCAGCCTTACAATGGTTAG